AAGATTAATTAAATTTTTTATTAAAGATAGAGATAATTCACATTCAACAGGACTATTTGGTTTAGGAATAATTGATAAAATTAAAAAAATAAACCCTGATATAATTAATTTACACTGGATCAATAATTCTATGTTATCAATAAAAGAGATTTCAAATTTAAAAAAATTTAAAATTTTTTGGACTTTGCATGACATGTGGCCATTTTGTGCAACAGGGCATTATACAATTAGAGATGATTATATTATTGGGTATGAAAAAATAAAAAAACTAGATTTTGAAAAGTTTATTTTTAAGAAAAAAAAAAAATATTTTGGAAATTTTATTAATATCATTTGCCCATCTAGATGGATATTTGAACAAGTAAAAAAAAGTGATCTTTTTAAAGAAAACGAAATAAAAATAATCCACCATCCAATGGATGAAAAATTATGGAATTTAGATTATAAGTTAAATACTAACTTTTTATCTTTCTCAGAAAAATACAATAATATAATTTTATTTGGATCAGAAAGAGGCAGTAATTTAAAAAGAAAAAACTTTAATTTTTTATTGGAAACTGTTTCTAAAATAAAAAAAAAAATAAAAAAAACTGTTTACTCGTATTTGGTGGAAAAAAAAGAGAAGATATACATTTTGAAAATTTCGATGTAAAATTTGTAGGTCATATTTATGATAAAGAATCTTTGAATAAACTATATTCTGCATGTGATATGTTAGCAGTTCCAAGCATTCAAGAAACCTTTGGTTTAGTTGCCGCAGAAGCATTACTTTCAGGTACACCTGTGATTGCATTTCATAATACTGGTTTATCAGATATTATTGAACATAAAAAAAATGGATATCTTGCTAAAATAAATGATAAGGATGATTTTGTTAATGGTATTAACTATATCTTAAACTTAAAAAAAAATTTTAAGAGTAATGATCTAAGAAATACAACTATTAATAAATTAAATTACAGAAAAATAAGTAAAGAGTATTTTGAATTTTACAAATCAATATAAAATTAATTCAATTTAAATTGTCAGTATATACACCATGAATATACCTGTTAATATATTCTTGGTTAAAAATTTTATCATTTGATGTATAAGCATATATCAGTGAAATATTTTTATCATATATTTTTTGAAGAAATTTTTTATGTTTTTTAACGTCCTCAACGTTAACTGATATGAATTTTGGTCGAAATAAATATATAAAAAGTTTATGAACTTTGGATCCTCTAAAATTAAACATAGGGTTTTTTATATTATAAAATTTTGATAATAAGAATTTTCTAATACTAAAAATTTCAACAACGATCCTATCATTAAATTTTAGTTTTTGTTTCAATATTGAAAAATTTTGAGTCTTATCTGTAAAAAGTATTAAATCCTTATTACTTAAAAAAATTTGATTTATGTCAGTGTCTGATAACATTTCATATCTTTCATAATATTTTTTTTTACAAAATAATAAATCTTTAGAATAGAATTCTTCTTTTACTTTCCTTTTGAGATTGCAAGCTTTATTTAATCTTTTAAAATCATGAAATGCAAATATTTTTGAATCTTCAGAAATATACAAGTCTAATTCTATCATTTTAAAATTTTTTTTAATACTTTTATCTAAAGCTTGTTTGCTATTAGTAAAAATCAAGCCATTAATTGATCCGCCAGCGTGTGCTATAAAATTATAACTTTTATCACTCTCTCTTTTTTCAATTATATGATTAAAAAGTTTTGTGTTATTGTGAAATAAAAATATAAAAATTATTGTTAAAATACTAGAAATTATATAAGTCAAAAATCTAGTTTTTTTCATACCAAAAATTATCAAACAACTTCGAATTTGAATTAAATATAAAATCAATTTTTTTGTATTCTTTAGAAATTCCAAAAATACTAAAACCTAAGCCTGCTTTTGAATTTTCATTGAGAATATTAAATCCCGCAAGATTTAAAAAAGTTGGAAAAAAATCAAAAACGTTTATTTCTTCTCTTTTAAAATCTAAATTTTGATCTAAAAAAAAACCGTTATAAATATTTCTTTCACTTTTTTTTGCAAAATCTCCCATGAAAAGATGATCACCAATAATTACTAAATTCGTATTTTTTAAATTTAATCTTTTATATTTTTGCAGAAATTTACTAATGTAAATCGATGAACACTTTATTGAATGGTTGATATTATAAATTTCGTCTTTTTTTAAATTGTGGTAATTTTTTAAGCATTTAGGAT
The DNA window shown above is from alpha proteobacterium HIMB5 and carries:
- a CDS encoding glycosyltransferase, family 1 (PFAM: Glycosyl transferases group 1), whose amino-acid sequence is MLAVPSIQETFGLVAAEALLSGTPVIAFHNTGLSDIIEHKKNGYLAKINDKDDFVNGINYILNLKKNFKSNDLRNTTINKLNYRKISKEYFEFYKSI